One genomic region from Quercus robur chromosome 4, dhQueRobu3.1, whole genome shotgun sequence encodes:
- the LOC126723981 gene encoding putative disease resistance RPP13-like protein 1 isoform X1, whose translation MAVFLGQALATSIIQVALDRLASHEVIDYFKGRKLNQNQKLLQNLEFALLSANSVLIDAEEKQFTNSAVKKWLDELKDAVYVADDLLDEIATEAKFQTRTKKVWRSVSTLFDNKIQSKLDNVLGILQILIEQKKVHNLKEIAGGVPLPPRQLTTSCPEEYGVYGRNIDKEEIFKKLQLDNANGDEICVVPIVGMGGVGKTTLARLVYNDNRVKENFDLKAWVCVSDTFDGSRIAKTILEEVTLSNCDIHSLNLLQIRIRESLKGKKFLLVLDDVWNEEYIAWDDLVTMFRCGAQEIKIIITTRSEKVASIVHPISSHRLMQLSEEDCWLLFAKHAFKNGKSSENFDIELIGRDIVRKCKGLPLAAKALGGMLQFKQDLREWKQILESDIWDLPEGESYILPALRLSYHYLSSHLKQCFTYCSIFPKDYEFSKEELVLLWMAEDLLLKPKGNKSMEEIGEQYFDELLSRSFFQRSNKDELCFIMHDLFNDLAKFISGEFFFRLDIDNSSGITKKIRHLSYFRTKFDVPKKFETFYEAKNLRTFLGLELPFMSNFRCNNISMMEINDLLCTFNCLRTLSLSLYRLISVLPDSVGNLKHLRYLNLNATDIKGLPDSVCGLYNLQTLLLKNCHCLLELPTNMGRLVNLRHLDIRGTHLKGMPIDVGKLRSLQNLSAFYVGKEKRSGSSIKDLGELPHLFGSLCISNLENVYQTRDAKEVNLKDKKGLSELELKWRRCHENYDSKHERDVLEQLCPHTNLKSLSIISYYGAEYPSWLGACSFSNMVSLKLDDCKYCSSLPPLGQLPSLKELSIEGLDRVSCVDSEFYGDVSYATNKPFKSLEKLTFIWMLEWKEWFIFEGEDEGGVFPTLRELRIIECPKLTGDLPSLLPSLSVIEIRNCPQLVASLPSPSTLHELALTNCDKVVLKELSPKLQSLTVGGCHATLPEGGLPTTLKTLQINGVLQLLGSHYYPSIESLKANRGPGALWSLPLEFFPKLKSIEIWDSNNFESLSASDKSLLDLTSLTKLTMHECPNFVSFPSGRLCAPNLTEISISFCKKLKSLAEVAATNSFSDAWSGVYRVFTHSEKL comes from the exons ATGGCTGTCTTCCTGGGACAAGCACTTGCCACTTCAATTATTCAGGTGGCACTTGATAGGTTGGCTTCTCATGAGGTCATAGACTACTTCAAAGGAAGGAAACTCAATCAGAATCAGAAATTGCTACAAAACTTGGAGTTTGCGCTGTTATCTGCTAACTCAGTGCTCATTGATGCAGAGGAGAAGCAATTTACAAACTCAGCTGTGAAAAAATGGCTGGACGAGCTTAAAGATGCTGTTTATGTTGCAGATGACCTTCTGGATGAGATTGCCACAGAAGCTAAATTTCAAACTCGCACTAAAAAGGTATGGCGCTCCGTTTCTACTTTATTTGACAATAAGATACAGTCTAAGCTAGACAACGTTCTAGGTATATTACAAATACTCATAGAACAAAAGAAGGTCCATAATCTGAAAGAGATTGCCGGTGGAGTGCCACTACCACCACGACAATTAACAACTTCTTGCCCTGAAGAATATGGTGTGTATGGTAGAAATATTGATAAGGAGGAGATATTTAAGAAGTTGCAATTAGATAATGCAAATGGTGATGAGATATGTGTTGTTCCTATAGTGGGCATGGGTGGGGTTGGTAAAACAACCCTTGCTCGGCTTGTATATAATGACAACCGAGTTAAGGAGAATTTTGATCTCAAagcatgggtttgtgtttcagacacatttgatggttctagAATAGCAAAAACTATTCTTGAAGAGGTCACTTTGTCTAACTGTGACATTCATAGCTTGAATTTGTTACAAATTAGAATAAGAGAGAGCTTAAAGGGAAAGAAGTTTCTTCTTGTTTTAGATGATGTTTGGAATGAGGAATATATTGCTTGGGATGATTTAGTTACAATGTTTAGATGTGGGGCACAAGAGATCAAAATCATTATTACAACAAGAAGTGAAAAAGTTGCTTCAATTGTTCACCCAATTTCAAGTCATCGTCTAATGCAATTGTcagaagaagattgttggttgtTATTTGCAAAGCATGCATTTAAAAATGGAAAATCaagtgaaaattttgatatagaACTAATTGGTAGAGATATTGTTCGTAAGTGTAAAGGCTTGCCTTTAGCTGCAAAAGCACTTGGGGGTATGTTGCAGTTTAAACAAGACCTGAGAGAATGGAAACAGATTTTGGAGAGTGATATATGGGATCTACCCGAAGGTGAAAGTTATATCCTTCCAGCTCTAAGATTGAGCTACCACTACCTCTCATCACATTTGAAACAATGCTTTACTTATTGCTCAATCTTTCCAAAGGATTATGAATTTTCAAAGGAGGAGCTAGTCTTGTTGTGGATGGCAGAAGATTTATTGTTAAAACCCAAGGGAAATAAAAGTATGGAAGAAATAGGTGAACAATACTTTGATGAGCTACTATCAAGGTCGTTTTTTCAACGATCAAATAAGGATGAACTATGTTTCATAATGCATGACCTTTTTAATGACTTGGCAAAATTTATATcgggagaatttttttttaggctgGATATTGATAATTCGAGTGGAATTACAAAAAAGATTCGTCATTTGTCATATTTTCGAACGAAATTTGATGTTCCTAAGAAATTTGAAACGTTTTATGAAGCCAAGAATTTGAGAACCTTCTTGGGACTAGAATTGCCATTTATGTCAAATTTTCGGTGTAATAATATATCAATGATGGAGATAAATGATTTGTTGTGCACATTTAATTGTTTACGGACGTTATCATTGTCTCTCTATAGATTAATATCTGTCTTACCTGATTCTGTTGGGAATTTGAAACATCTTCGTTATTTGAATCTTAATGCCACTGATATCAAAGGCTTGCCTGATTCTGTGTGTGGTTTGTATAATTTGCAAACCTTGTTATTGAAGAATTGTCATTGCCTCTTAGAGTTGCCAACCAACATGGGAAGACTAGTAAACTTACGTCACCTAGACATAAGAGGGACCCATTTGAAAGGGATGCCAATAGACGTGGGTAAATTAAGAAGTCTCCAAAATTTAAGTGCTTTTTATGTGGGAAAAGAAAAACGTAGTGGGAGTAGCATTAAAGATTTAGGAGAGCTTCCACATCTTTTTGGATCATTGTGCATATCAAACTTAGAGAACGTTTATCAAACAAGAGATGCAAAGGAGGTTAATTTGAAGGATAAGAAGGGCTTGTCAGAGTTGGAGTTGAAATGGAGAAGATGTCATGAGAACTATGattcaaaacatgaaagagaTGTGCTTGAGCAGTTGTGTCCTCATACGAACTTGAAATCTCTCTCTATCATATCTTATTATGGTGCAGAATATCCAAGTTGGTTAGGAGCATGTTCATTCTCTAATATGGTGTCCCTAAAGCTTGACGATTGTAAATATTGTTCCTCCTTGCCTCCACTTGGGCAGCTACCTTCCCTTAAGGAACTCTCAATTGAAGGTTTGGACAGAGTATCATGTGTGGATAGTGAGTTCTACGGGGATGTCTCTTATGCAACTAATAAGCCATTCAAATCCCTAGAAAAATTAACATTTATATGGATGCTAGAGTGGAAGGAATGGTTTATATTTGAAGGTGAAGATGAAGGCGGAGTTTTCCCAACCCTCCGAGAGCTTCGCATTATCGAATGTCCCAAGCTAACAGGGGATCTGCCCAGTCTACTTCCCTCTTTAAGTGTAATTGAAATTAGAAATTGTCCCCAACTTGTTGCTTCACTTCCTAGTCCTTCGACTCTCCATGAATTGGCCTTGACGAATTGTGATAAGGTGGTGTTGAAGGAATTATCACCTAAGCTGCAAAGTCTCACAGTTGGAGGATGCCATGCGACTCTCCCTGAAGGTGGTCTACCCACTACTTTAAAAACACTCCAAATCAATGGAGTACTTCAGTTGCTTGGGAGCCATTACTATCCATCAATTGAGAGCTTGAAGGCAAATAGAGGTCCTGGTGCACTTTGGTCTTTACCATTAGAgtttttcccaaaactcaaATCTATTGAAATTTGGGATTCTAATAATTTTGAATCTCTTTCGGCATCAGATAAATCTCTCTTGGATCTAACTTCTCTCACTAAATTGACCATGCATGAGTGCCCTAATTTTGTATCCTTTCCTAGTGGGAGATTGTGCGCCCCAAATTTGACAGAGATTTCTATTTCTTTCTGTAAAAAGTTGAAGTCACTTGCTGAAG TAGCTGCGACAAACTCTTTCTCAGACGCATGGAGTGGGGTTTACAGAGTCTTCACTCACTCAGAGAAATTATAA
- the LOC126723981 gene encoding putative disease resistance RPP13-like protein 1 isoform X2 — MAVFLGQALATSIIQVALDRLASHEVIDYFKGRKLNQNQKLLQNLEFALLSANSVLIDAEEKQFTNSAVKKWLDELKDAVYVADDLLDEIATEAKFQTRTKKVWRSVSTLFDNKIQSKLDNVLGILQILIEQKKVHNLKEIAGGVPLPPRQLTTSCPEEYGVYGRNIDKEEIFKKLQLDNANGDEICVVPIVGMGGVGKTTLARLVYNDNRVKENFDLKAWVCVSDTFDGSRIAKTILEEVTLSNCDIHSLNLLQIRIRESLKGKKFLLVLDDVWNEEYIAWDDLVTMFRCGAQEIKIIITTRSEKVASIVHPISSHRLMQLSEEDCWLLFAKHAFKNGKSSENFDIELIGRDIVRKCKGLPLAAKALGGMLQFKQDLREWKQILESDIWDLPEGESYILPALRLSYHYLSSHLKQCFTYCSIFPKDYEFSKEELVLLWMAEDLLLKPKGNKSMEEIGEQYFDELLSRSFFQRSNKDELCFIMHDLFNDLAKFISGEFFFRLDIDNSSGITKKIRHLSYFRTKFDVPKKFETFYEAKNLRTFLGLELPFMSNFRCNNISMMEINDLLCTFNCLRTLSLSLYRLISVLPDSVGNLKHLRYLNLNATDIKGLPDSVCGLYNLQTLLLKNCHCLLELPTNMGRLVNLRHLDIRGTHLKGMPIDVGKLRSLQNLSAFYVGKEKRSGSSIKDLGELPHLFGSLCISNLENVYQTRDAKEVNLKDKKGLSELELKWRRCHENYDSKHERDVLEQLCPHTNLKSLSIISYYGAEYPSWLGACSFSNMVSLKLDDCKYCSSLPPLGQLPSLKELSIEGLDRVSCVDSEFYGDVSYATNKPFKSLEKLTFIWMLEWKEWFIFEGEDEGGVFPTLRELRIIECPKLTGDLPSLLPSLSVIEIRNCPQLVASLPSPSTLHELALTNCDKVVLKELSPKLQSLTVGGCHATLPEGGLPTTLKTLQINGVLQLLGSHYYPSIESLKANRGPGALWSLPLEFFPKLKSIEIWDSNNFESLSASDKSLLDLTSLTKLTMHECPNFVSFPSGRLCAPNLTEISISFCKKLKSLAEAATNSFSDAWSGVYRVFTHSEKL; from the exons ATGGCTGTCTTCCTGGGACAAGCACTTGCCACTTCAATTATTCAGGTGGCACTTGATAGGTTGGCTTCTCATGAGGTCATAGACTACTTCAAAGGAAGGAAACTCAATCAGAATCAGAAATTGCTACAAAACTTGGAGTTTGCGCTGTTATCTGCTAACTCAGTGCTCATTGATGCAGAGGAGAAGCAATTTACAAACTCAGCTGTGAAAAAATGGCTGGACGAGCTTAAAGATGCTGTTTATGTTGCAGATGACCTTCTGGATGAGATTGCCACAGAAGCTAAATTTCAAACTCGCACTAAAAAGGTATGGCGCTCCGTTTCTACTTTATTTGACAATAAGATACAGTCTAAGCTAGACAACGTTCTAGGTATATTACAAATACTCATAGAACAAAAGAAGGTCCATAATCTGAAAGAGATTGCCGGTGGAGTGCCACTACCACCACGACAATTAACAACTTCTTGCCCTGAAGAATATGGTGTGTATGGTAGAAATATTGATAAGGAGGAGATATTTAAGAAGTTGCAATTAGATAATGCAAATGGTGATGAGATATGTGTTGTTCCTATAGTGGGCATGGGTGGGGTTGGTAAAACAACCCTTGCTCGGCTTGTATATAATGACAACCGAGTTAAGGAGAATTTTGATCTCAAagcatgggtttgtgtttcagacacatttgatggttctagAATAGCAAAAACTATTCTTGAAGAGGTCACTTTGTCTAACTGTGACATTCATAGCTTGAATTTGTTACAAATTAGAATAAGAGAGAGCTTAAAGGGAAAGAAGTTTCTTCTTGTTTTAGATGATGTTTGGAATGAGGAATATATTGCTTGGGATGATTTAGTTACAATGTTTAGATGTGGGGCACAAGAGATCAAAATCATTATTACAACAAGAAGTGAAAAAGTTGCTTCAATTGTTCACCCAATTTCAAGTCATCGTCTAATGCAATTGTcagaagaagattgttggttgtTATTTGCAAAGCATGCATTTAAAAATGGAAAATCaagtgaaaattttgatatagaACTAATTGGTAGAGATATTGTTCGTAAGTGTAAAGGCTTGCCTTTAGCTGCAAAAGCACTTGGGGGTATGTTGCAGTTTAAACAAGACCTGAGAGAATGGAAACAGATTTTGGAGAGTGATATATGGGATCTACCCGAAGGTGAAAGTTATATCCTTCCAGCTCTAAGATTGAGCTACCACTACCTCTCATCACATTTGAAACAATGCTTTACTTATTGCTCAATCTTTCCAAAGGATTATGAATTTTCAAAGGAGGAGCTAGTCTTGTTGTGGATGGCAGAAGATTTATTGTTAAAACCCAAGGGAAATAAAAGTATGGAAGAAATAGGTGAACAATACTTTGATGAGCTACTATCAAGGTCGTTTTTTCAACGATCAAATAAGGATGAACTATGTTTCATAATGCATGACCTTTTTAATGACTTGGCAAAATTTATATcgggagaatttttttttaggctgGATATTGATAATTCGAGTGGAATTACAAAAAAGATTCGTCATTTGTCATATTTTCGAACGAAATTTGATGTTCCTAAGAAATTTGAAACGTTTTATGAAGCCAAGAATTTGAGAACCTTCTTGGGACTAGAATTGCCATTTATGTCAAATTTTCGGTGTAATAATATATCAATGATGGAGATAAATGATTTGTTGTGCACATTTAATTGTTTACGGACGTTATCATTGTCTCTCTATAGATTAATATCTGTCTTACCTGATTCTGTTGGGAATTTGAAACATCTTCGTTATTTGAATCTTAATGCCACTGATATCAAAGGCTTGCCTGATTCTGTGTGTGGTTTGTATAATTTGCAAACCTTGTTATTGAAGAATTGTCATTGCCTCTTAGAGTTGCCAACCAACATGGGAAGACTAGTAAACTTACGTCACCTAGACATAAGAGGGACCCATTTGAAAGGGATGCCAATAGACGTGGGTAAATTAAGAAGTCTCCAAAATTTAAGTGCTTTTTATGTGGGAAAAGAAAAACGTAGTGGGAGTAGCATTAAAGATTTAGGAGAGCTTCCACATCTTTTTGGATCATTGTGCATATCAAACTTAGAGAACGTTTATCAAACAAGAGATGCAAAGGAGGTTAATTTGAAGGATAAGAAGGGCTTGTCAGAGTTGGAGTTGAAATGGAGAAGATGTCATGAGAACTATGattcaaaacatgaaagagaTGTGCTTGAGCAGTTGTGTCCTCATACGAACTTGAAATCTCTCTCTATCATATCTTATTATGGTGCAGAATATCCAAGTTGGTTAGGAGCATGTTCATTCTCTAATATGGTGTCCCTAAAGCTTGACGATTGTAAATATTGTTCCTCCTTGCCTCCACTTGGGCAGCTACCTTCCCTTAAGGAACTCTCAATTGAAGGTTTGGACAGAGTATCATGTGTGGATAGTGAGTTCTACGGGGATGTCTCTTATGCAACTAATAAGCCATTCAAATCCCTAGAAAAATTAACATTTATATGGATGCTAGAGTGGAAGGAATGGTTTATATTTGAAGGTGAAGATGAAGGCGGAGTTTTCCCAACCCTCCGAGAGCTTCGCATTATCGAATGTCCCAAGCTAACAGGGGATCTGCCCAGTCTACTTCCCTCTTTAAGTGTAATTGAAATTAGAAATTGTCCCCAACTTGTTGCTTCACTTCCTAGTCCTTCGACTCTCCATGAATTGGCCTTGACGAATTGTGATAAGGTGGTGTTGAAGGAATTATCACCTAAGCTGCAAAGTCTCACAGTTGGAGGATGCCATGCGACTCTCCCTGAAGGTGGTCTACCCACTACTTTAAAAACACTCCAAATCAATGGAGTACTTCAGTTGCTTGGGAGCCATTACTATCCATCAATTGAGAGCTTGAAGGCAAATAGAGGTCCTGGTGCACTTTGGTCTTTACCATTAGAgtttttcccaaaactcaaATCTATTGAAATTTGGGATTCTAATAATTTTGAATCTCTTTCGGCATCAGATAAATCTCTCTTGGATCTAACTTCTCTCACTAAATTGACCATGCATGAGTGCCCTAATTTTGTATCCTTTCCTAGTGGGAGATTGTGCGCCCCAAATTTGACAGAGATTTCTATTTCTTTCTGTAAAAAGTTGAAGTCACTTGCTGAAG CTGCGACAAACTCTTTCTCAGACGCATGGAGTGGGGTTTACAGAGTCTTCACTCACTCAGAGAAATTATAA
- the LOC126723984 gene encoding uncharacterized protein LOC126723984 isoform X6, producing the protein MDTANLLKPLNHITPFHFLSRALPFRSFHFAHFKLKLKHKHFHLSLSSPTFCSLSERGNGSSLPCGVGEAASQVSTRKLLQVVLVSPQIPGNTGCIARTCAASAVGLHLVGPLGFQVDDAKLKRAGLDYWPYVVVKVHDSWMEFQDYFRQQDGEKRLLAFTKRGTAIHSDFSYRRGDYLIFGSETSGLPPEALLDCKSETFGGGTIRIPMVETYVRCLNLSVSVGIALYEASRQLNYEQLQIPSENCMDTEQSQSFITEDIFA; encoded by the exons ATGGACACAGCAAATCTCCTAAAACCGCTAAATCATATAACCCcatttcattttctctccaGAGCTCTTCCCTTTCGCTCTTTCCACTTTGCCCacttcaaactcaaactcaagcACAAGCACttccacctctctctctcctcccctACCTTCTGCTCTCTct CGGAGAGAGGAAATGGGAGTTCTTTGCCTTGTGGGGTTGGTGAGGCAGCGAGCCAGGTTTCAACAAGAAAGCTTCTTCAAGTTGTATTGGTTTCACCTCAG ATTCCTGGAAACACAGGTTGTATTGCCAGAACATGCGCTGCATCAGCTGTTGGACTACACCTAGTTGGG ccattAGGATTTCAGGTGGATGATGCTAAGCTAAAGCGTGCAGGGTTGGATTATTGGCC ATATGTGGTTGTTAAAGTTCATGACTCATGGATGGAGTTTCAAGACTATTTCAGGCAAcag GATGGGGAAAAGCGGTTGCTTGCGTTCACCAAAAGAGGAACGGCAATTCATTCG GACTTTTCATACAGAAGAGGTGATTATCTCATATTTGGCTCAGAAACTAGTGGCCTACCTCCTGAAGCTCTGCTGGACTGCAAAAGTGAAACCTTTGGTGGGGGTACTATTCGGATTCCAATGGTTGAAACCTACGTTAGATGTCTAAATCTCTCTGTAAGTGTTGGCATCGCCTTGTATGAAGCTTCCAGACAGCTAAACTATGAACAACTTCAAATCCCATCCGAAAATTGTATGGATACAGAACAATCTCAATCATTTATTACTGAGGATATATTTGCTTAA
- the LOC126723983 gene encoding F-box protein At3g07870-like translates to MSDNNNNNNNKLIRWESLPSEIATDIFLRLPIKSIIICTSVSKPWKSHIQNPTFISTHLHQSHNKNKNLLVFSLYSHTHKESYALHNEDDPDFTQLARFDYPFHVPFLHSPNGIYRVVGTCNGLFCLSDDKLTYSDRLCLWNPCVRKLVYLPFPNVTYATHGGFDATIGFGFDPKTNDYKVVRLVTLLDSFDLEHSRTVAEIYSLSTGEWRMLGASLVPKCALSPRAPQAFVNGALHWVAFRRADDENLQHFVLVFDLGNEVFREILVPELPDYTSAFAGLLSVSVSAYGNSIALFQNGYFSLAKGCQTGDFYLWVMEEYGVASSWTKVLKIGEGLPRPIGFKRNGEEVVLLSYDWQLLSWVPWSTEFKHLEIIGYEDTFVDYYVESLVLLDKVANGTVTY, encoded by the coding sequence ATGTcagacaacaacaacaacaacaacaacaaattgaTTCGATGGGAGTCTTTACCTTCTGAGATTGCAACCGATATCTTCCTACGCTTACCTATCAAATCCATAATCATCTGCACCTCTGTTTCAAAACCATGGAAATCCCACATCCAAAACCCAACTTTCATTTCCACCCATCTCCACCAatcccacaacaaaaacaaaaacctcctCGTCTTCAGCCTCTACTCACACACTCACAAAGAATCCTACGCTTTGCACAACGAAGACGATCCCGATTTCACCCAACTCGCCAGGTTTGATTACCCTTTCCACGTTCCATTCCTTCACTCCCCGAACGGCATATACCGTGTGGTCGGCACTTGCAATGGCCTGTTCTGCCTTTCCGATGATAAGCTGACATACTCTGACCGTTTATGTCTTTGGAACCCATGTGTTAGAAAGTTAGTTTACCTTCCTTTTCCCAATGTCACCTACGCCACACACGGTGGCTTCGATGCGACtattgggtttggatttgatcCCAAAACCAATGACTATAAAGTGGTGAGGCTTGTGACCTTACTAGATAGTTTTGACCTTGAACATTCTCGAACCGTGGCTGAGATTTACTCACTCTCCACTGGTGAATGGAGGATGCTTGGTGCTAGTTTGGTTCCCAAATGTGCTTTGAGTCCTCGTGCGCCACAGGCATTTGTCAATGGGGCTCTGCATTGGGTTGCTTTTAGGAGGGCTGATGATGAAAACCTTCAACATTTTGTTTTGGTGTTCGATTTGGGCAACGAGGTCTTTCGCGAAATACTTGTGCCAGAACTTCCAGATTATACGAGTGCATTTGCGGGTTTGCTGTCAGTTTCTGTTTCCGCATATGGGAATTCCATTGCCTTGTTTCAAAATGGCTATTTTAGCTTGGCAAAGGGGTGTCAAACTGGTGATTTCTACTTGTGGGTCATGGAGGAGTATGGTGTTGCGTCTTCGTGGACcaaagttttgaaaattggGGAGGGTTTACCAAGGCCTATAGGTTTTAAAAGGAATGGTGAGGAGGTTGTATTGTTATCATATGATTGGCAACTCCTATCGTGGGTTCCTTGGAGCACAGAGTTCAAGCATCTTGAGATTATTGGATATGAGGATACTTTTGTTGATTACTATGTTGAGAGTCTAGTTTTGCTCGACAAGGTCGCCAACGGTACAGTTACATACTGA